The Solanum pennellii chromosome 11, SPENNV200 sequence TATGTATGTTTGGTGTATCACAACTAGTCTCATCTCATTCGTCTTTTGTGAACTACTCAGGATTCGTGTGACCGTGAAAATTACTCGGACGTGACTGAAGAAAGAGATGACTTGAAGGCATCTCAGGAACCATGCTTAGCTGGAAGAACAAGTATGCAGAATCATGTAAACCAGTGTGGAGCAGCAGATGTTTCCCATACCGAGCAGAATGGAAATATAGACAACTCTCCGTCTACCCCACATGTCGATATGAGCTGCTTGGAAGATAAAAAAGGCAGCAGAACTGTTGGATCAGATTCCTCAGCATCAGAGCTTGCACGTCCAATGTCTACTGGGAATTATTTAGAAAATCTTGGTCAGACATCTGCTTTTAGGCACCAGCAGTCTTTTCCTGTGACTCGTTCCCCCATGCACCCCCGCAGTAGCAGTTTGCAAGCAGGACAAGCTCTTCAAACAGGTTATGAACTTGCCTTGGTGTCTCATAACACTTCAAATGGTGTCGATTCTGTCTTCGGGAAACTTGAACAAGCCAAACTTTCACTGACTAAACAGATCAACAGCTCACTACCAACCGCCAATTACCCAGGAACGCCCTCGCGATTCAGTTCACTAAACCATTCTCCTGAACCTTCCACCTACGAAATCTCTTTAACCCCTTATGTGGAGTCTCGATCAAAGTATGTTACACAAAGTAATAGGGTCACTTATCCTTTCCAACGAGCTTTCCCAGAGGTCTCTTCTTCAGCTCCTTCATACAGGCCTATATCTGAAACTAACTTTGAGGCAGGCCAACCATCTTCAACCCCTTACGTGGAGTCTCAATCAAAATATGTTACACAAAGTAATAGGGTTACTTATCCTTTCCAAAGAGCTTTTCCAGAGGTCTCTTCTTCAGCTCCTTCATACAGGCCCATATCTGAAACTAACTTTGATGCAGGCCAACCATCTTCAGTGAGGTTTAATCCTAACTCGAGTTCACGTCTTCCCTTCTCTAGTAAATTTACATACCCTTCCTATCCCAAGTTCCCAGACATGGTGCCAAAACTACCCCCAAATGAAGTGTTCTCGAGAAATTTTCCTGCGAATGAGACAGATCTACCTCCCTCATTTTCCTTCTCAACCTTGAGCCAAGAGGTGGTGCCAAGACTACCCTCAACCGAAAAAGTTTCAAGAAATTTTCCTACAAATGAGACAGATCCACCTCCCTCATTTTCCTTCTCAACCTTGAGCCCCGAGGTGGTGCCAAGACTACCCTCAACTGAAGTATTCCCGAGAAACATTCCTACGAATGAGGCAGGTATACCTCCTTCATTCGCCTTACGTAATGATCCTCATATCAGACCAAATATGTATAGAGGTTGATATTGTTCACAGTACAGTTCTTGGTAAAGAAAATCTTCATATAGCTCACATGTTTTGAGAAGTGCTTACATAGGTTATATTAATCTCTAGTTTGTGTATCATTTACTTCTTTAATTATCTTAATCCCAGCCTAGTTAGGTTTTACAGAGAAACATCAGCAATATACCTTTTGGTTTTTGAAGCTGTTGTTGTATACTAGGTGTGTTGTAAAATGGCAGAAACATATGAAATTTATTGGCAGGTGCTATAACATAtagttttcattcttttttttttttttggtttcccaCCCGGATGGTATCCGTATTGGAGTCCGACTAGTCCAGATTTGTGCAGGGTGGGGCCTCTATTCGGGGTAGCACTCCCTGCCAAGGATTTCTTAATACCCAATGCTCAAATCCGAGAATTCTGGTTAAGGGAGGAGCAACCTCATCACTTGCGCCACATTTCATTCTTTTGTTTTCCAATGACATTTGCTAAGAGTTTTGACTTCTCAATTACTACAACAAATAAAGAATTTGGTGGCgataataaatatgatatttatgatcAACACTTTATATTTACGTCATTAAAGGTTTTAGTGAATCTGGATGTAATTATATTCACTCAATTGCAGCTAAATCTTTTATCATAAGGAATGCAAGACGAATTATAGTATCTAAAATTTCCTCTCAAGGACAGTTAGCTTTATTGGAAACAAAGAACTCCCGACTAATCTGAATTCATAACGTGTAAGActattatcatttatttaaaaaCCTCTTATTAACGATGGAGGGATAGCTAATTTGAATTCATAACGTGAAAGACTATcatcatttatttaaaaatctcttATTAACGATGGAGGGATAGCTACTCTGAATTCATAACGTGTAAGACtattatcatttattaaaaaCCTCTTATTAACGATGGAGGGATCCTACCTAGCTCCCACTACAAACCTTGGGGTTAATAGAATTGATTGTGACAATTCAATGTTGGAATCAAATATCAAACAAGATTAATTCAATATGACTAGGTCAAATTTGACTAGTCATGTTAATTCATTTGCTTGTCAAGTTTAACTACACGTTTATAAAGAAGAaatctttatttaatttcaacctctctctctatatatataagtaCGTAGGAGCAACCAAACTAAATTAATCAAACATAGCATAAAActccatatattttttaaaaatgttcaCTCATGACTTGTATGATACCATAGAAACAAGAAATATGTCATCTAAGACAAGTACTAGTAATAGTGCTCGGAATGATTTTGATCATGACAATAATAAAAACGAAGATCGAGGACATCTTGATCCCATGATAATGGAACTCTTGGAATCATTAAGGGAAGTGTATATGAAAAGAAGAGATCAATTATTGAAGAAAATTGATTATGAAGAATCAATGGAGGTGTTGAAGAAATTGAAGGTTGGTATaataagaaagaacaaaaagaagttgaaaactcaaaatattatgaagagaagtttaagtgttggagatgaaatgagaaatgaaaaatttaagatCAAGACTCCTCATGTTGTTATAGTGGCTAGACCAAGTGGTTCCAATAATTAATTTTGGCTAGACCcctaagtaaattttaaaaaattatgtaggGCTATAGATGATCCTTCTAGCAACGTTACTTGTATATCTGATATGTTTTAcgaatgtattattttttaacttttttaattattattattattatttgaatttgttatcccttgtttcattttttcctttattcttTAGTgtaaaaatatgagaaataaaaaaaatgtgagtgGAAATTTAGGAAAacgtaagaaaaaaaaattaaaagtcattttaatttttgacgTTAAGCACAAAGATATTCAATTATTCCATTTGGGACAAGTGTACAATCATAATGCATCTGAAAATGTGCTAATCATTATATTCTATGctaatcaaatcaaatcttATCTTAgtcataataaattaataaatgaagaaagttatataagtttaaaataattattaatctcAAAATAGGTGTCACAcaactattaaaataattattaatgtaATTATCCGTGGCAAGCACGtttcaaataatattacttagcttgttcaaaattaaatatatcctTAATGATTTCAATAATTTCGTGATAATTACATGAGATGTTTAAAGAAAGATAAAAAGTAATTTAgatgaatatattttatactaaggtcataaaatatttaaaaaggaatatgtatgaaattattaaaaaattaatactatGAATTAGTTCcccttttccatttttttttgataaaccTGTAGATTGATAGAGAGATTGTTTCCGAAATCTCAttgaaaaaaacttaaaaactaACAAGGGGCAATGCAAATTCTACGAGAATGTGACTAGTGGTGATTAAAACACAATAAACAACTGAGCGTGATATATAGATATTAcagtaaaaaaaaactataataataagcTAGTACAATAACAAAATACCAACAAGATTTAAACTCTCAGATTCACACTCCACGACCTATTAACATTCTATCATGCGTGTTATTCACGTCTTTCTATTTAAGGTCATATCCTCGATAATATAAATTTGTGTCATACCATGTCCAATCACCTCTTCTAAATACTTTTTGGGCCTAGCTACTTCTATCTCTCGCATCTCCCAATTAGGGTGTTTGTCCATCTCCTTTTTACATGTTCAAACAATCTCAATTTCGTTTTCTCTATCTTATCTACCACAAACGTCACTCCAATCTTATGTTAAATATCTTCATTCTTAATCGTATTAGTCTTTGTATACCGCACATCCACCTCAACAATCTTATCAAATGACCATGTAtttgaccaatttttttttaccggTTCAAAAATTAATGTTCCATTTCCTCATCATAGGACATCATGATTGTGACATGTCTAACTTTGTAATATGTATAGTTGACCTTGAGGTAAATTtacaacaacaaacaaaaattaaaataatttgatcaAACTAATTATAAACGCCAGCTATATATGAGTCATCAATCATCGTTATTCGATTCATCTAGTgttatctaatttattttaatctaaaCAAATTTTAAGCGTGTTAAAGCAtactatattaataaattaatctgttcaaatttaattcaaaCCACCTATTACgaactttatatatatgaaacatTCCAAACAAAACAATACCATGAAACATTCCAAACTTAATCCTAAGCCTCAACTACCATATTTTATTAATTCCAAGTTTCCAATCATAGAGTCCTCTCATACATTTATATTCATTTCaactcttttatcatttttatttaattaattcttctTTCTCTAAGTTTAGCTTGTACAAACAAATTTATTAACTATATGTTAATGGAAGATCTCAAGGAAAAATCAATTCTTGATGTTgttgaaaatgttgaaaatattcaagaaaatcCAATGATGATAAGATGGAAATCAGGAAAAAAAGTTGATCCAAGATTGATTATACTACTAGATTTCTTTAGAGATGTCTACATGAAAAGAGgagaattcttcaagaaaatatttccATTTCATCATGAGgattttgttcctatttttgagaaaattggaGTAGTGTTTTCAAACCATAAGGATCAAGAAAAGAAATTCAagaataattcattcaaaaGGAGCCCAAGTGATAACTCTTTAAACAAGAGTAGAGGAATTGATATTGATCCATCTCgattgaaacttgaaaaatttaaagtcaAAACCCCAGAGGTTATATCTGGTGGCagtggtggtggtggtagtgGTGGCCAAGGGCAAGGCAGCACAAAGGCATCTGGTTCTAATAAGTAAAACTAGTTACGTGAAAATAAAGTAGACAGACCGTTATCAAGTGTTAATAAATTATACCGACAGTATAGAGATTCTTTAATTTAAGTTGTTGATGGTgtgtatatgttataattttttttttttatttgaagaactcTCTTTGGGTTGACTTGTGTTATTGTGTACACAACAAAAGTTAATGATTTAGTTTATTGCATTTTAGTTTCCATTATTTGCATTtgtttctataatttttgtttgacataaaaaaaaattaataattgcaTCCTCAAAATCATGTAATTGGATTTTTGTATTTATGCTTACAATAATGTAATTGTacttaaaatatgtatataagcTCGAGATTAAGTTTTGTTAAATTGCATGAAGTCTAATTGGAGTTCTTTTGCCTCatatataactaatacatgttGTATgcaattaataaacaaaaagatcAAGCTAATTAATATCTCTTCATAATTGTGTTTAGGATTTTAGAGAGACATATtctacttttaattattttttttccatttttgcaCTATGTTCaatgacattttatttttatttttaaattaggcTCATCAATAATTATTGACACTTTTATTAGTTCAAGTGTATTGTTGAGGTagacaaaaatttgtagaagaaCTCAagaattgtgttttttttaaataaaatgaagaaaaatcatAGATATATATCAACAACGTCTCAATAAAATTAGTAGTCtcatatcaaattataataagaggccttaaatatttatatacgtgcacaaaaatattattgatttagggttaacttttttttattcttagcGCATTGTTTATAGCGTTTAACTTCACGTAGTAATAATATTACCAAAATAAGGATGATcaagatatataatataagaagaaattgtattaatatttaaagaaaaCTACTCATGCAACAATTTGTCCTCAACCgcaaattcatatttttctaaaagaaaattattcatATTCAAGCTATATATAAGTTTATAACCtaatgtaacaaaaaaaaaaaaaacttttttgcatgctaataaacataataattcaaTCATATCCAATACAGCCTCAATACTTGAATTATCATATGGATTATTTCCATTAAATACCTAATTCTCCATTATTGTTCAATGTACTTGTACTTGCTTCATAATTACCCTCTAATTGATTGTCATTATCATTGCTAATTACTTGATCATAATTACCTTCAAATAGATAATCCACTAATCCATCAACATCTTTATCCttaacatcattatcatcatcgtcatcattattattttcgtcttcttcttttttcttctctttaattTTGCAAATGACGAAAATATCCTTGTTGCTACTTTTCTTAATAAACTCATCTGGCAAAATATATTCCTTCAAAAGCCATTTTTTACTTTGATCTTTTTCAATATCACTTTTATACCTCAAACTTCTCTTAtatccaattataatatttctatttGCTTTATCTCTAATTGGAACAGTAGGGGCTTTGCCACTCCAAGTCCCACTCCCAACTGTCCTTGAGAATTTCTTGTTCGAATTCTTGAATTTCTTTAATCGCGtaataaaataacatgttttttctCCATCGATAATTTGCCATGGCTCTAAGTCTCCAAATACGTCCTTTTGTTTGATAATATTGGGACGTGGAAGAATTCCATCGAACGTGTATCTTTTTAGATGGTTAATCAACTCTTTATCGTTAGGATGAAATCGAAAACCTAAACTATGATTAGATTTTGATAATGCCATTTGATTTGtagttagggttttttttttttggtatgtgTAATagaatttaattgaatattgtgGAGTTTATATAGTATGTTGATTAAGGCTAATCTATctaatattatgttaattaagCCTAATCCATCTAGTATTCGGATAGTTGGAAGTATTATACAAGTGTTAATTAAGTCTAATCCTCCAACTTTTTGTTAATTACCAAATTTGACTACTAATCTTCTAAATCTTTGTTAATtaccaaatttgaatttttttgataaacaattattatatttgtttcgTTACCGGAAAGTAATACCCCCttggttttaattattttgagtatcaaatttaaattttggatGAAAATTTATCAGTTTGATAAATACAATTCGAAAGCATTTGAAAGACATGATGAATTTTTTCACTAAAGTGATATGAGAAAAAGTGCAACTTGTAGttgtattttttgaaattttgaaatgatctaaaatgatttaattttaaatattactcAAAAATTAATTCTCAAGAATTTAAACATGACAATATATATTTGGAAGGAAAGTAGCAATGAATTACCACGTGTTTATATTACATGACTATTTTTTGGAAATCAtgcaaattaattttaaaaattacgtTGGacttaatcatatatttaataaattaacgtgctttttttaaatttgtggtATACGAATTTCCTTACAACCATACACAAGACGAAAGAAAACTATCTTATTAAGAGTATCACTAATTAAGAGTTTTCTATCATATATCGAGAAAGATATGTGTATTTTGTAgtcaaatacattaaaattaaaaaaaattgttacaatATACACTAAATTAAGGAGATACGAGAGCGAGATGAGGAGGAAGGCTAGTAAGAATATAGAGAGGGAGATAGTCATGTATCCAGATACATACAAATGCACTAGATATATGTATGAATCTGGTATGATTCCCATGTATCTGGGATACCAAATACATGAGAGAGTCGTGAGCAAGATGTGAAGAGATACAgtgtatctagaacaaattacGCACATTTCGCAACAAAATCTGATAAGAtccataatattataaattaaagcGTATCTAAGTAATTAACTCTTAAACTAGTGGAATTTTCGTAAATTTTCCTAAAAGATTACATATTCACAGAGGAATTTGGAGACTATATTTCAGGCCCAAAACAAATGAATATAAAGATGGACCATATATAACACAATTATGGGCCTAAAGAAAAGAGAATAATGAGCCTATATACAAACCATCTTTTACTATATAAAGTATacactaattatatatattaataggcactttttaatctaaaaatgaTATGGGAGGTTATTTAGATTAATAATCATGGTGATTATCTCTTCAccaaagaattaaaatattaagCAATATGATTAGTGGGAGGGTCCATTACCCAATTAGAGtgtcaattaaaattaaaataaaaaattatctacaCCTTTTGCATTaactagaagaaaaaaaaaagtatatcttgcaattttcttaaagttaaaactattttaataattcaatGGTGCAATCATAAGTGTCCCAAAGTTAGTGGTACTCActaaaatcatttaaaagttAGATTTTTGTCATTTCTTATACATGGGATGGGACCAAATATATAAGAGTCCATAGGCCCATTggattttaaaaacaaaaaacgaAATAAAAATGGAGACCCCATTATTTCCATTTTCTTTCCTctcttcattaaaaaaattgcattatcacaataaataaattaatattattagagaaattaattttttatagcATGTATTTACTAATTTTCATGACTCCTCGTTAGTATAATTgtaaaaagttaattattttaaaagtgatTTGATTAGTGGCGGAGTTACGATGTCTTCGTGGTGTTCATTCTAGCCTGCAATAATGAGGTCGAAAACTTGACCTCTTACTGCTGGAATCATGCATGTACTTGTTACAGAGGGTGgcaaatttaatatatgtcgtatatatattatatatatacatttcgATAAAGGGGTTCAAAATAGTCATACGAAATAGTCGAAGGGGGTTCgatatctactatatatatccgaaaaattatttttactatataaaaataatataattctcCGACGATGGGGGTTAAGATGAACCCCCTATACATATGGTGGCTTCGCCACTGTACACATATACATACGAAGTTTCAACCGAGTTCAGTGGGTGCCGTGGCACCCCCTCCCTTATACATAGCTCCGCCCCTGCTCAAACTTGTATAGAGTTTTAACTAAAGATGCATTCGTTTTCACGTGTGTTCATgataattttatgttatatgtggAGTCCTACATGTATCGATGTGAAGAGATTGTTGTATTATGTgaaagtattatatatatataatatatatatatatatatatatatatattatatatatataatacgtCAATGTGCCCTTTAAATTAGCTTCAACTGATATCTATATCCTccaatttttgcatttttgcaAAAGTAGTGAGTtagatttgtataaaattgaacatatAGAGACACATTCATTTacgtaaataattttatattttacgtAAAATTTTACATATATTATGTCACGTAACGAATAAATCGTTCAGTCCTCTCATAAATCGCGCTTTAAACGCGTTTTATGAGCAAACATTTCCTAGCTGAATGGGACttattttctaataatatattggccatgattttttatgatatcTTTTTCTCCCCCTTGATTTATTTGGTTTTAATTTAAAtccttttaaagaaaaatttatatttgtatagtataaatattaattaaaattaagttaaatttattttatattttattagagATATcctcaaattaatattatttttataccaAAATTTTGACATTAACTGTCCACTTTTGAATTACACacatatttaagaaaataattattgatatagtatatttataattttacttcTATTAATCATGAAGTcgatgaattaaaaattaaaaatttttaaaaattctatcttttttctaataattaattaagaatataataagtaaaaaaagaGCTAGTATGTAACATCAATATAATGAtactaataaagaaaattaaaacaaaatattaaactaCACCAAATTTAGATAGACAAGATATTTAGGGGACTaagaaaaaagtaacaaatgtaaatcattacataatttaattaggtaatttatttaaattgacaattaTTTGCACTTTATGTcactctctctttttctttttttatagatattttcCCATTTGAGACATTATCATTACAATTATAAAAGAATAATCAACTTGGATCAAATTGTCcttcattctctttcttttatcTTGGTAAATTGTCAAGGTTGAGAATAGAA is a genomic window containing:
- the LOC107003001 gene encoding uncharacterized protein LOC107003001 yields the protein MTSFGKEEQDQSKIDGVEDSKTTIEFLRGRLLAERSASRTAKQRADELAQRVSELEEQLKVVSLQRKRAEKATTAVLSILEDHAIDDVLEEFSSGSDKETILSDQKDAGNKTGGDISSSAKEKEDDVDTMSSSGTVSSSSTARSLSWKSGKSSHSLDRRKYTDSNRRRYSNFSSTDISSPKRVGNSCRRIRRRDTRSAIDKLRNSSAGCASEPLSSSANNEPHSLTAGAGINDVNDQVHVPALDVPGNGREADKRDEDSQRALHQQVQPIGQYEAEEKAQREWEEKYRESNSCTPDSCDRENYSDVTEERDDLKASQEPCLAGRTSMQNHVNQCGAADVSHTEQNGNIDNSPSTPHVDMSCLEDKKGSRTVGSDSSASELARPMSTGNYLENLGQTSAFRHQQSFPVTRSPMHPRSSSLQAGQALQTGYELALVSHNTSNGVDSVFGKLEQAKLSLTKQINSSLPTANYPGTPSRFSSLNHSPEPSTYEISLTPYVESRSKYVTQSNRVTYPFQRAFPEVSSSAPSYRPISETNFEAGQPSSTPYVESQSKYVTQSNRVTYPFQRAFPEVSSSAPSYRPISETNFDAGQPSSVRFNPNSSSRLPFSSKFTYPSYPKFPDMVPKLPPNEVFSRNFPANETDLPPSFSFSTLSQEVVPRLPSTEKVSRNFPTNETDPPPSFSFSTLSPEVVPRLPSTEVFPRNIPTNEAGIPPSFALRNDPHIRPNMYRG
- the LOC107003558 gene encoding uncharacterized protein LOC107003558, encoding MEDLKEKSILDVVENVENIQENPMMIRWKSGKKVDPRLIILLDFFRDVYMKRGEFFKKIFPFHHEDFVPIFEKIGVVFSNHKDQEKKFKNNSFKRSPSDNSLNKSRGIDIDPSRLKLEKFKVKTPEVISGGSGGGGSGGQGQGSTKASGSNK
- the LOC114074885 gene encoding NAC domain-containing protein 83-like; this encodes MALSKSNHSLGFRFHPNDKELINHLKRYTFDGILPRPNIIKQKDVFGDLEPWQIIDGEKTCYFITRLKKFKNSNKKFSRTVGSGTWSGKAPTVPIRDKANRNIIIGYKRSLRYKSDIEKDQSKKWLLKEYILPDEFIKKSSNKDIFVICKIKEKKKEEDENNNDDDDDNDVKDKDVDGLVDYLFEGNYDQVISNDNDNQLEGNYEASTSTLNNNGELGI